The Blautia hydrogenotrophica DSM 10507 genome window below encodes:
- a CDS encoding ASKHA domain-containing protein, protein MRGITKKIHLTLPIPTEEDCVSDQERIQRALKKQGVDAVLPLPILRKLYPFCTEENWDFTISLAYDGGQWTAVNLEPQDTTACHYGYAADLGSTTLVIRLLNCNTGEILGEASVYNHQIQFGEDILTRIFHAKDQPEHLEQIRRATVDTFLEVFAQLENMTGISCSECISMVVAGNTTMVHFLLGIDAFCVFSSPYAVHTLNPGFLCARELGFPLLGYVYCYPGKANYLGGDIISGAIATRIYEKKELSLFFDIGTNGELIIGNREFLLCGAGAAGPALEGGSVKTGMRAVPGAVERVELKDGHFHLLTIGQKPPQGICGSGIVDMLAQLFLNGWISIQGKFLPEKSPLIHLEEEEYCVTYAPGLNFYQSDIDEFLKTKAAAVTMIYYMLELTGLPADEIGHFYMAGAFGAHISKESAVTIGMYPDVEREKLVPVGNSSLTGAQMLLLDRSILEYLDRIIETMEYVQFGAVDNFIHLMTAATAIPHTNLEQYPSVVDEMKRRGLLR, encoded by the coding sequence ATGCGCGGAATTACAAAAAAAATCCATTTAACCCTTCCTATCCCCACAGAGGAAGACTGTGTATCTGACCAAGAACGGATTCAGAGAGCCTTAAAAAAACAGGGAGTGGATGCAGTACTGCCTCTGCCCATTCTAAGAAAACTCTACCCTTTCTGCACAGAAGAAAACTGGGACTTTACCATCTCACTGGCCTATGACGGAGGCCAGTGGACAGCCGTAAACCTAGAACCTCAAGACACTACTGCCTGTCACTACGGATACGCCGCCGATTTAGGCAGTACGACTTTGGTGATTCGCCTGTTAAACTGCAATACCGGTGAAATACTAGGAGAAGCCAGTGTCTACAACCATCAAATACAGTTCGGCGAAGACATTCTCACCAGAATTTTTCACGCAAAGGACCAGCCTGAACATCTGGAACAGATTCGCCGTGCCACTGTCGATACTTTTTTGGAAGTTTTTGCGCAGCTAGAAAATATGACCGGCATCTCCTGTTCGGAGTGTATCAGTATGGTTGTCGCTGGAAACACCACCATGGTTCACTTTCTTCTGGGAATAGACGCATTCTGTGTCTTTTCTTCCCCCTATGCAGTCCACACGCTGAATCCTGGATTTCTCTGCGCCCGTGAGCTTGGTTTTCCTCTGCTCGGATACGTATATTGTTATCCGGGAAAGGCCAACTATCTGGGCGGAGACATCATAAGCGGTGCCATCGCTACCCGTATCTATGAAAAAAAAGAACTTTCTTTATTCTTTGACATTGGTACCAACGGTGAACTCATCATCGGCAACCGAGAATTCTTGTTGTGCGGCGCTGGCGCTGCCGGCCCTGCCTTAGAAGGCGGTTCTGTCAAAACTGGAATGCGAGCAGTACCAGGAGCTGTCGAGCGGGTAGAGCTAAAAGACGGCCATTTTCATCTTCTGACTATCGGCCAAAAACCTCCCCAGGGAATCTGCGGGTCTGGAATCGTGGACATGCTAGCACAGCTCTTTCTCAATGGCTGGATTAGTATTCAAGGCAAATTTCTTCCGGAAAAAAGCCCTTTAATTCATCTAGAGGAGGAAGAGTACTGTGTCACCTATGCTCCTGGCCTAAATTTCTATCAAAGCGACATCGACGAATTTCTAAAGACAAAGGCTGCCGCCGTCACCATGATTTACTACATGTTGGAACTGACAGGATTGCCCGCAGACGAGATCGGGCATTTCTACATGGCTGGAGCTTTCGGAGCTCATATTTCCAAAGAATCCGCCGTCACCATCGGTATGTATCCTGATGTGGAGCGCGAAAAGCTGGTGCCTGTTGGAAATTCTTCTCTGACTGGAGCACAGATGCTGCTTCTGGACAGAAGCATTCTGGAATACTTAGACCGAATCATTGAAACTATGGAGTACGTCCAGTTTGGAGCCGTGGACAATTTCATCCATCTCATGACCGCTGCGACAGCGATTCCTCATACGAATCTCGAACAGTACCCTTCCGTCGTGGATGAGATGAAACGCAGAGGTCTGCTAAGATAA
- a CDS encoding 5'-methylthioadenosine/adenosylhomocysteine nucleosidase: MKIGIVCASDDELVPFLAMIDNCKITERAMLKFYEGQICDVQVVALFSGVCKVNAAIATQILIDLFEVNIVINAGTAGGMNPKLRIFDTVISTETCYHDVAQDILTEFHPWLKTVFFEADRELIKISERVVKEMEAKGKVFWGRIVTGKAFITDEGRKKINDEFAPLAVDMETASIAHVCYVNKVPFLSIRCITDTVEHNGVKNFEENCVEASMIAKDITVAVLKDYSRQHKLRQ, from the coding sequence ATGAAAATTGGAATTGTTTGTGCCAGTGATGATGAACTTGTTCCTTTTTTAGCCATGATAGATAATTGCAAAATTACGGAAAGGGCAATGCTGAAATTTTATGAGGGACAAATTTGTGATGTGCAGGTTGTTGCTTTATTTTCAGGGGTATGTAAGGTAAACGCTGCCATAGCAACACAAATACTGATTGACCTTTTTGAAGTGAATATCGTTATCAATGCAGGGACAGCAGGCGGAATGAACCCAAAGCTTAGAATATTTGATACTGTTATATCTACGGAAACCTGTTATCACGATGTTGCACAAGATATTTTAACGGAATTTCACCCGTGGTTGAAAACTGTATTTTTTGAAGCAGACCGAGAATTGATAAAAATATCTGAAAGAGTTGTAAAGGAAATGGAGGCGAAAGGCAAAGTGTTCTGGGGACGGATTGTAACGGGGAAAGCCTTTATCACAGATGAGGGGCGTAAAAAGATCAATGATGAATTTGCACCTTTGGCGGTCGATATGGAAACGGCAAGTATCGCTCATGTATGTTATGTAAATAAGGTACCATTTCTTTCCATTCGCTGTATTACAGATACTGTTGAACATAATGGCGTCAAAAATTTTGAAGAAAATTGTGTTGAAGCTTCCATGATTGCAAAAGATATTACAGTAGCTGTGTTGAAAGATTATAGCAGACAGCATAAATTGAGACAATAA
- a CDS encoding GNAT family N-acetyltransferase gives MNIIEATSRNSLLIEQLLGVWESSVKATHLFLSESEIEEIKEYVPQALKEIPRLFIAVNEKQLPVGFMGIAKQHLEMLFIAHEERGKGIGKKLLQYGIEKYSVNNLAVNEQNPLAKGFYEHMGFEVYRRTECDEQGNPYPLLYMRLAE, from the coding sequence ATGAACATTATTGAAGCAACAAGCAGAAATTCATTACTGATAGAACAGTTATTAGGAGTGTGGGAAAGTTCTGTAAAGGCAACACACTTGTTCTTATCTGAGAGTGAGATAGAAGAAATCAAAGAATATGTTCCGCAGGCATTAAAAGAAATCCCTCGTTTATTTATAGCAGTAAATGAGAAACAGCTCCCTGTCGGATTTATGGGGATTGCAAAGCAACATCTGGAAATGCTTTTTATCGCTCACGAAGAAAGAGGAAAAGGAATTGGAAAGAAATTGCTTCAATACGGAATTGAGAAGTATTCAGTCAATAATCTGGCTGTGAATGAACAGAACCCTCTTGCAAAAGGGTTCTATGAACATATGGGATTTGAAGTTTATAGAAGAACAGAGTGTGATGAGCAAGGAAATCCATACCCACTTTTATACATGAGATTAGCTGAATAG
- a CDS encoding nucleoside-triphosphatase — translation MKRKHCFLTGEKQVGKSYLLRKIFEENALPLRGYETRPLMIEGKKKGYYLHGLTEGWMPENDSPIVVRIRNERKIQIPETFDYLGANLLKAYSPEEVLLMDEIGAAEDKAYEFQRAVLDCLDRQRLVLGVLQKGGGRLVQAIERREDVCVYEITRENRGDMEGMLVNIVREIISYGG, via the coding sequence GTGAAAAGAAAGCATTGCTTTTTGACCGGGGAAAAGCAGGTGGGAAAGAGTTATTTGCTGAGGAAGATATTTGAGGAAAATGCGTTGCCTCTTCGCGGGTACGAGACCAGGCCGCTGATGATCGAGGGAAAGAAAAAGGGATATTACCTTCATGGATTAACAGAAGGGTGGATGCCAGAGAATGACAGTCCTATTGTGGTTCGTATCAGAAATGAGAGAAAGATACAGATACCTGAGACCTTTGACTATTTGGGAGCGAATCTATTAAAGGCATACAGTCCGGAAGAGGTCTTGCTGATGGATGAGATCGGTGCGGCAGAAGACAAGGCATATGAGTTTCAAAGGGCGGTCTTAGACTGCCTGGACCGGCAGAGACTGGTATTAGGTGTGTTGCAAAAGGGTGGTGGAAGACTGGTTCAGGCCATCGAAAGACGGGAAGATGTCTGTGTCTATGAGATCACTAGAGAAAACAGGGGTGATATGGAGGGAATGTTGGTGAATATAGTCAGAGAGATCATCAGTTATGGAGGTTAA
- a CDS encoding YkgJ family cysteine cluster protein, producing the protein MRRNVEIGEISDGKFYSSNDMAKLSCSGCGGCCRGMGHSVILDPWDIWEMTRNLGVTFDDLLSEAVELQVVDGVILPNLKMIGQGESCFFLSSENRCRIHKFRPGVCRLFPLGRYYQGNTFQYFVQKGECHHPAKIKEKIHKWIGIPSLRLYEKYIREWHAFLKEAENAVERLKDPQSTKNLCLYILNQFYRKPYGAERDFYAQFEERLREAKALLALEN; encoded by the coding sequence ATGAGAAGAAACGTGGAGATTGGCGAGATCTCGGATGGAAAGTTTTATTCGTCCAATGATATGGCAAAGCTAAGCTGTAGCGGCTGCGGTGGATGCTGCCGGGGAATGGGGCACTCTGTAATTCTAGACCCTTGGGATATCTGGGAGATGACGAGGAATCTGGGAGTGACTTTTGATGATCTGCTCTCGGAGGCAGTGGAGCTGCAAGTGGTGGACGGCGTGATTTTGCCGAATTTGAAGATGATAGGACAAGGGGAATCGTGTTTCTTTTTGAGCAGTGAGAATCGCTGCAGAATTCATAAGTTTCGCCCGGGAGTCTGCCGTCTGTTTCCTCTGGGAAGATATTATCAAGGAAATACCTTTCAATATTTTGTCCAGAAAGGGGAATGCCACCATCCAGCTAAGATAAAAGAAAAAATTCACAAGTGGATTGGGATACCGAGTCTGAGATTATATGAGAAGTATATAAGAGAATGGCATGCTTTTTTGAAGGAGGCAGAGAACGCTGTCGAGCGTCTGAAAGACCCACAGTCGACGAAAAATCTGTGCCTCTATATCTTGAATCAATTTTATCGAAAACCTTATGGAGCCGAGAGGGATTTTTATGCACAGTTTGAAGAACGTCTGCGAGAGGCGAAGGCACTGTTGGCTTTAGAGAATTGA